Proteins encoded within one genomic window of Nonomuraea gerenzanensis:
- a CDS encoding NAD-dependent epimerase/dehydratase family protein, with the protein MRILMTGASGKVGTLLRPRLAREGRTLRLSDIHPVDPGPGEEWVTADLADAGAVAEAMKGVDAVLHLGGQSREHPWADIVHANINGTQVLLEAAYKEGVQHVVLMGSHHAAGFHTRPADGADLPDYAFPRPDTFYGVSKVVMEALGSLYHDRFGMNVTVVRLGTCNEGPADTRGLATWISADDLTRLVEAGLTATGYHVVWGVSDSPRRWWSLEEAEAIGYVSHDSSEPFAAALIAEQGEPDLSEPLHDRAGGVFTLNELGGKW; encoded by the coding sequence ATGCGCATTCTCATGACTGGGGCCTCTGGAAAAGTCGGGACGCTGCTGCGCCCGCGGCTCGCACGAGAAGGCCGTACGCTGCGGCTTTCCGATATCCACCCGGTCGATCCCGGGCCCGGCGAGGAGTGGGTGACGGCCGACCTGGCCGACGCCGGCGCCGTGGCCGAGGCGATGAAGGGCGTGGACGCCGTGCTGCACCTGGGCGGCCAGAGCAGGGAGCATCCCTGGGCCGACATCGTGCACGCCAACATCAACGGCACGCAGGTGCTGCTGGAGGCGGCGTACAAGGAGGGGGTCCAGCACGTCGTGCTCATGGGCAGCCATCACGCGGCCGGCTTCCACACCAGGCCGGCAGACGGCGCGGACCTGCCCGACTACGCCTTCCCGCGCCCCGACACCTTCTACGGCGTCAGCAAGGTCGTCATGGAGGCGCTCGGCAGCCTCTACCACGACCGGTTCGGCATGAACGTCACCGTGGTCAGGCTCGGCACCTGCAACGAGGGCCCGGCCGACACCCGGGGGCTCGCCACCTGGATCTCGGCCGACGACCTGACCCGCCTGGTCGAGGCGGGCCTCACCGCGACCGGCTACCACGTCGTGTGGGGCGTCTCCGACAGCCCGCGCCGCTGGTGGTCGCTGGAGGAGGCCGAGGCCATCGGGTACGTCTCGCACGACTCCTCCGAGCCCTTCGCCGCCGCGCTCATCGCGGAGCAGGGCGAGCCCGACCTGTCGGAGCCGCTGCACGACCGCGCGGGCGGAGTGTTCACGCTGAACGAGCTCGGCGGGAAATGGTGA
- a CDS encoding carbohydrate ABC transporter permease gives MTSTLAPAPRRTRSPGHAPKSVRWRGPLIAWLFLAPALLLFLYFKFIPMFVGLWKSLFKVQTFLGDEWVGFQNYETIITDSEFGAAIWHSVVLALGTTIGSIVLGLVLALLIEGPARYLWFVRTAAFLPVVTTMAAVAEVWRIMFHPADNGLLNIVIGWVGVDPQPWLASEDTSLWSIMLMSIWRGTPYDMMIFLAGLVGVDRTLYEAAAVDGASTWRRLRHITLPALRPVFWILFTLAAIRGLRVFVEVYVLTNGGPNGSSEVLMTLIYKLGFQKNELGVASAGGIVLFLATLVLTVIVQVLRKRQAT, from the coding sequence ATGACCTCCACCCTGGCCCCGGCGCCCCGCCGGACGCGGTCCCCCGGCCACGCGCCGAAGTCGGTGCGGTGGCGGGGGCCGCTGATCGCCTGGCTGTTCCTGGCGCCCGCGCTGCTGCTCTTCCTGTACTTCAAGTTCATCCCGATGTTCGTGGGGTTGTGGAAGAGCCTGTTCAAGGTCCAGACGTTCCTCGGTGACGAATGGGTCGGCTTCCAGAACTACGAGACGATCATCACCGACTCGGAGTTCGGCGCCGCCATCTGGCACAGCGTCGTGCTGGCCCTGGGCACCACGATCGGCTCCATCGTGCTCGGCCTCGTGCTGGCCCTGCTCATCGAGGGGCCCGCCCGCTACCTGTGGTTCGTCAGGACCGCGGCCTTCCTGCCCGTCGTGACCACGATGGCGGCCGTGGCCGAGGTGTGGCGGATCATGTTCCACCCCGCCGACAACGGCCTGCTCAACATCGTCATCGGCTGGGTGGGGGTGGACCCGCAGCCGTGGCTGGCCAGCGAGGACACCTCGTTGTGGTCGATCATGCTGATGAGCATCTGGCGCGGGACCCCGTACGACATGATGATCTTCCTTGCCGGGCTGGTCGGCGTGGACCGCACCCTGTACGAGGCCGCCGCCGTGGACGGCGCCTCGACGTGGCGCCGGCTGCGGCACATCACGCTGCCGGCGCTGCGGCCGGTGTTCTGGATCCTGTTCACGCTGGCCGCCATCCGCGGGCTGCGGGTCTTCGTCGAGGTGTACGTGCTCACCAACGGCGGGCCGAACGGGTCGTCCGAGGTGCTGATGACCCTGATCTACAAGCTCGGGTTCCAGAAGAACGAGCTGGGTGTCGCCTCGGCGGGCGGCATCGTGCTGTTCCTGGCCACGCTGGTGCTGACGGTGATCGTGCAGGTGTTGCGGAAGAGGCAGGCGACATGA
- a CDS encoding carbohydrate ABC transporter permease — protein sequence MVVVFTGPLVGLLISAFNKTLDPTSFSLWPDEFTLENFVQAKDKNVYLYLLNSFIVVGFGLLLQMLVSVFAAYSLARKKFRGMTIVMLLMLTTMMLPEEIIAIPLSLVLADLPVLHLNLIGTYAGMILPVGAWGFSILVMTEFMKEVPVELEEAARIDGAGELRIFATIIVPLCRPALGVIGVFGFTMIWDQYLLPLIVAPESDMWTLPIALRSLRSDEEVGIGVLLAASLLALLPSIIAFLAFQRQFMRGLTSGAVKG from the coding sequence ATGGTGGTCGTCTTCACCGGGCCGCTGGTCGGTCTGCTGATCAGTGCCTTCAACAAGACCCTCGACCCCACCTCCTTCTCCCTCTGGCCGGACGAGTTCACGCTGGAGAACTTCGTCCAGGCCAAGGACAAGAACGTCTACCTGTACCTGCTCAACTCTTTCATCGTCGTCGGCTTCGGCCTGCTCCTGCAGATGCTGGTGAGCGTCTTCGCGGCCTACTCGCTGGCCCGCAAGAAGTTCCGCGGCATGACGATCGTGATGCTGCTCATGCTCACCACGATGATGCTGCCCGAGGAGATCATCGCGATCCCCCTCTCCCTCGTCCTGGCCGACCTGCCGGTGCTGCACCTCAACCTCATCGGCACCTACGCCGGCATGATCCTGCCGGTCGGCGCCTGGGGCTTCTCGATCCTCGTCATGACGGAGTTCATGAAGGAGGTGCCGGTCGAGCTGGAGGAGGCGGCCCGCATCGACGGCGCCGGCGAGCTGCGCATCTTCGCCACGATCATCGTGCCGCTGTGCCGGCCGGCCCTCGGCGTGATCGGGGTCTTCGGCTTCACCATGATCTGGGACCAGTACCTGCTCCCGCTGATCGTCGCCCCCGAGTCGGACATGTGGACGCTGCCCATCGCGCTACGCTCGCTCCGGTCGGACGAGGAGGTCGGCATCGGGGTGCTGCTGGCCGCCTCGCTGCTGGCGCTGCTGCCCTCGATCATCGCCTTCCTGGCGTTCCAGCGGCAGTTCATGCGGGGGCTGACGAGCGGCGCGGTCAAGGGTTAG
- a CDS encoding glucarate dehydratase family protein, translated as MIIRQIHVTPVAFRDPPLLNAAGVHEPWALRTIVEVVTDEGLTGLGETYGDLEHLAKTRECAEALIGLDVHALNAMYARIAALVGGTVPDLHGLTGAGSTEKSIDRLFSPFEVACLDIRGKAAGVPVSDLLGGKVRDAIPYSAYLFYKWAGHPGDDPDRFGAALDEAGIVEQARLLIDEYGFRSIKLKGGVYPPDQEIAAIQALHEAFPDTPLRLDPNAAWSVATSIRVGRELDGVLQYLEDPTSGIDGMAEVAASVPMPLATNMCVVTPEHFPPAMASRAIGVLLLDHHYWGGLVRSSHIAAMCDTFGLGMSMHSNSHLGISLAAMTHLAAATPNLTFACDTHTPWQDGQDVVQPGPLRFVNGAVPVPTTPGLGVELDRDALAVMHEQYEKCGIRSRDDTTYIQRFDPSFSPKKPRW; from the coding sequence ATGATCATCAGGCAGATCCACGTCACCCCCGTCGCCTTCCGGGATCCGCCTCTCCTGAACGCCGCAGGAGTTCACGAGCCCTGGGCTCTCCGTACCATTGTCGAGGTCGTCACCGACGAAGGTCTGACCGGGCTGGGTGAGACGTACGGCGATCTCGAACACCTCGCCAAGACCCGCGAATGCGCCGAAGCCCTGATCGGCCTCGACGTCCACGCCCTCAACGCGATGTACGCCCGGATCGCCGCCCTTGTCGGCGGAACGGTGCCCGACCTGCACGGCCTCACCGGCGCCGGCAGCACCGAGAAGAGCATCGACCGCCTCTTCTCCCCCTTCGAGGTGGCTTGCCTGGACATCAGAGGCAAGGCGGCCGGCGTCCCGGTGTCCGACCTCCTGGGCGGCAAGGTCAGGGACGCGATCCCGTACAGCGCGTACCTCTTCTACAAGTGGGCGGGCCACCCCGGCGACGACCCCGACCGCTTCGGCGCCGCACTCGACGAGGCCGGCATCGTCGAGCAGGCCAGGCTCCTGATCGACGAGTACGGCTTCCGCTCGATCAAGCTCAAGGGCGGCGTGTACCCACCGGACCAGGAGATCGCGGCGATCCAGGCGCTGCACGAGGCGTTCCCGGACACCCCGCTCCGCCTCGACCCGAACGCCGCCTGGTCGGTGGCCACCTCGATCCGCGTGGGCAGGGAGCTCGACGGCGTCCTCCAGTACCTCGAGGACCCGACGTCCGGCATCGACGGCATGGCCGAGGTCGCGGCCTCCGTCCCCATGCCCCTCGCCACGAACATGTGCGTCGTCACCCCGGAACACTTCCCGCCCGCGATGGCTTCCCGCGCCATCGGCGTGCTCCTCCTGGACCACCACTACTGGGGCGGTCTCGTACGTTCTTCGCACATCGCCGCGATGTGCGACACGTTCGGCCTGGGCATGTCCATGCACTCCAACTCCCACCTCGGCATCAGCCTGGCCGCCATGACGCACCTCGCCGCCGCCACCCCGAACCTCACGTTCGCCTGCGACACCCACACCCCCTGGCAGGACGGCCAGGACGTGGTGCAGCCCGGCCCCCTCCGCTTCGTCAACGGCGCCGTCCCGGTCCCCACCACCCCGGGCCTGGGCGTCGAGCTGGACAGGGACGCACTCGCGGTGATGCACGAGCAGTACGAGAAGTGCGGCATCCGTTCCCGCGACGACACGACGTACATCCAACGCTTCGATCCCTCCTTCTCTCCGAAAAAGCCCCGCTGGTGA
- a CDS encoding aldose epimerase family protein produces MIFGTLPSGQQVECVELSSGRLRAEVLTYGAIIRTLEVSGVNVVLGLDTLDDYRTRSRYFGAVVGRYGNRIAGARFTLDGVEFTLPANNGPNCLHGGIEGFDSKVWTIAERTGSSVTLTLTSPDGDQGFPGTLTASVTYTLADDGLRIDYAAESDAATVVNLTNHSYFNLKGGGDVLDHVVQMAAEHYLPVDDDKIPTGEPAPVKGTPFDFTEPHPVGERYDGAYDHCFVLDGSAIRVTAGGLTMEVTTTEPGVQFYAGGMLDGGATPYGPFAGLCLETQHYPDAPNQPQFPSTVLRPGERRTSTTTYRFI; encoded by the coding sequence ATGATCTTCGGTACGCTGCCATCGGGCCAGCAGGTCGAGTGCGTAGAGCTGTCGTCGGGACGGCTGCGCGCCGAGGTGCTCACCTACGGCGCCATCATCCGCACGCTGGAGGTGTCCGGGGTCAACGTCGTGCTCGGGCTGGACACGCTCGACGACTACCGCACCCGCAGCCGTTACTTCGGCGCCGTCGTCGGGAGGTACGGCAACCGCATCGCCGGCGCCCGCTTCACCCTCGACGGGGTCGAGTTCACGCTGCCGGCCAACAACGGCCCCAACTGCCTGCACGGCGGCATCGAGGGCTTCGACAGCAAGGTCTGGACGATCGCCGAGCGCACCGGGTCGTCGGTGACGCTGACGCTGACCAGCCCCGACGGCGACCAGGGCTTCCCCGGCACGCTGACCGCCTCGGTGACGTACACGCTGGCCGACGACGGCCTGCGCATCGACTACGCCGCCGAGTCGGACGCAGCCACCGTGGTCAACCTGACCAACCACTCCTACTTCAACCTCAAGGGCGGCGGCGACGTGCTCGACCACGTCGTCCAGATGGCGGCCGAGCACTACCTGCCGGTGGACGACGACAAGATCCCCACGGGTGAGCCGGCGCCCGTCAAGGGCACGCCGTTCGACTTCACCGAGCCGCACCCGGTGGGCGAGCGCTACGACGGCGCCTACGACCACTGCTTCGTGCTGGACGGCAGCGCGATCAGGGTGACGGCGGGCGGCCTGACCATGGAGGTCACCACCACCGAGCCGGGCGTGCAGTTCTACGCCGGTGGCATGCTCGACGGGGGCGCGACGCCGTACGGGCCGTTCGCCGGGCTGTGCCTGGAGACGCAGCACTACCCGGACGCGCCCAACCAGCCGCAGTTCCCCTCCACGGTGCTGCGCCCGGGTGAGCGCCGCACGTCCACCACCACGTACCGGTTCATCTGA
- a CDS encoding 5-dehydro-4-deoxyglucarate dehydratase gives MRLDGVLFFPVTPFCPDGALAEPILACHVAQGVAAGAGGVFAACGTGEFNALDLEEYTRVVSTAVDATAGRVPVLAGAGGPLPTARALARAAASEGADGLLVMPPYLVTGPASGLVRYVREVAAAGDLPVIIYQRGTARFTPAAVAELAADVPNVVGFKDGLGDFDLLQRIILTVRRTNPEFTFFNGLPTAELTVPAYRGVGVLLYSSAVFAFAPEIALAFHKAVTAGDEVMVQRLLTGFYLPLVELRDLVPGYAVSLVKAGVRVRGLEVGGVRAPLCDPGEEHVRVLERLIGVGLEIANG, from the coding sequence ATGCGGCTAGACGGCGTTCTCTTCTTCCCTGTCACCCCCTTCTGCCCCGACGGCGCCCTCGCCGAGCCCATCCTCGCCTGCCACGTCGCCCAGGGAGTCGCGGCGGGGGCGGGAGGAGTGTTCGCCGCGTGCGGCACGGGCGAGTTCAACGCCCTCGACCTCGAGGAGTACACCCGGGTGGTGTCGACCGCGGTCGACGCCACCGCCGGCCGCGTCCCCGTCCTCGCCGGCGCCGGCGGCCCCCTGCCGACCGCCCGCGCCCTGGCCCGCGCCGCCGCCTCTGAGGGCGCCGACGGCCTGCTGGTGATGCCTCCCTACCTGGTCACCGGCCCCGCCTCCGGCCTCGTCCGCTACGTCCGCGAGGTCGCGGCGGCCGGCGACCTGCCCGTCATCATCTACCAGCGCGGCACGGCCCGCTTCACCCCCGCCGCGGTGGCCGAGCTGGCCGCCGACGTGCCGAACGTCGTGGGCTTCAAGGACGGCCTGGGCGACTTCGACCTCCTGCAACGCATCATCCTGACCGTCCGCCGGACCAATCCCGAGTTCACCTTCTTCAACGGGCTGCCCACTGCTGAGCTGACCGTTCCTGCTTACCGGGGGGTGGGGGTTCTGCTGTACTCCAGCGCGGTCTTCGCCTTCGCGCCCGAGATCGCGCTCGCCTTCCACAAGGCGGTGACGGCGGGGGATGAGGTGATGGTGCAGCGGTTGCTCACCGGGTTTTATCTGCCGTTGGTGGAGTTGCGGGATCTTGTGCCGGGGTATGCGGTTTCGCTGGTCAAGGCGGGGGTGCGGGTGCGGGGGTTGGAGGTGGGTGGGGTGCGGGCGCCGCTTTGTGATCCGGGGGAGGAGCATGTGCGGGTGTTGGAGCGGCTTATCGGGGTCGGGCTGGAGATCGCCAACGGCTGA
- a CDS encoding IclR family transcriptional regulator: MSMEQPPLVKSAERTVRILETLAESHDHLTLSELQQRTGFPRSSLHALMRTLVELNWVETDSARSAFGIGPHALLTGTAYLDKDPALPFAQDCLEDLRDEIGQTVHFARRDGAHVLYLATRESREADHIIPRVGRRLPAHVTALGQVLLAQLTDDEVVALLPEPLTALTEHTITDLDKLTGELDQVRTRGWSYEREQGTPGVACVAVAVDYRIPATDAISCSMPAALAPADVEPITEAIIKHTRKLAATLRREGIR, from the coding sequence ATGAGCATGGAGCAGCCCCCGCTGGTCAAGTCCGCGGAGCGGACCGTACGCATCCTGGAGACGCTCGCCGAGTCGCACGACCACCTGACCCTGTCGGAGCTCCAGCAGCGGACGGGCTTCCCCCGCAGCAGCCTGCACGCCCTGATGCGCACGCTGGTCGAGCTCAACTGGGTGGAGACCGACTCGGCCAGGTCGGCCTTCGGCATCGGGCCGCACGCGCTGCTGACCGGCACGGCCTACCTCGACAAGGACCCGGCGCTCCCCTTCGCCCAGGACTGCCTGGAGGACCTGCGCGACGAGATCGGGCAGACCGTGCACTTCGCCCGGCGCGACGGCGCGCACGTCCTCTACCTGGCCACCAGGGAGTCACGCGAGGCCGACCACATCATCCCCCGCGTGGGCCGGCGCCTGCCCGCCCACGTGACCGCGCTCGGCCAGGTCCTGCTCGCCCAGCTCACCGATGACGAAGTGGTGGCGCTGCTGCCCGAACCGCTCACGGCCCTCACCGAGCACACCATCACCGACCTCGACAAGCTCACCGGCGAGCTCGACCAGGTGCGCACCAGGGGCTGGTCGTACGAGCGGGAGCAGGGCACGCCGGGCGTGGCCTGTGTGGCCGTGGCGGTCGACTACCGCATCCCGGCCACCGACGCGATCAGCTGCTCGATGCCGGCCGCGCTCGCGCCCGCCGACGTCGAGCCGATCACCGAAGCGATCATCAAACACACCCGGAAGCTGGCTGCCACCCTGCGCAGGGAGGGCATCCGCTAG
- a CDS encoding LacI family DNA-binding transcriptional regulator, with amino-acid sequence MAATIKDVARACGVHVSTVSRTFSAPHLVNPATRSRVLAAADDLGYRPNRAARALTTGRTFNMGLIVADISNPFFPPLIKAAQAQARGRDYHVFVADTDEDPRVEEELIRTLTKQVDGVLLCSPRLSNKMIERLAEDVPFVVVNRRIKGMPAVLMNVAQGARLALDHLAGLGHRRIALVSGPIGSWTSNEMQGVAAEAAGLDLVFFGPNQPTEAGGLAVAPEVAACGATAVLAYNDLVALGLIEGLSAMEIGVPDQISVIGFDDILPGRLNRPKLTTVAMPAVQAGRMAVDLLLQSGGEGATVTLDTALIVRESTGRAQT; translated from the coding sequence ATGGCGGCGACGATCAAGGACGTGGCCCGCGCCTGCGGCGTTCATGTGTCCACCGTTTCCCGTACCTTCTCCGCACCGCACCTGGTCAATCCTGCCACCAGGAGCCGGGTGCTGGCCGCCGCCGACGACCTCGGCTACCGGCCCAACCGCGCGGCCAGGGCGCTGACCACCGGCCGCACGTTCAACATGGGCCTGATCGTGGCCGACATCTCCAACCCGTTCTTCCCGCCCCTCATCAAGGCCGCGCAGGCGCAGGCCAGGGGGCGGGACTACCACGTGTTCGTGGCCGACACCGACGAGGACCCGCGGGTCGAGGAAGAGCTGATCAGGACCCTCACCAAGCAGGTGGACGGCGTCCTGCTGTGCAGCCCGCGCCTGTCGAACAAGATGATCGAGCGCCTGGCCGAGGACGTGCCGTTCGTGGTCGTCAACCGGCGCATCAAGGGCATGCCCGCCGTGCTGATGAACGTCGCCCAGGGCGCCAGGCTCGCCCTGGACCACCTGGCGGGGCTCGGCCACCGCAGGATCGCGCTCGTGTCCGGCCCGATCGGCTCGTGGACCAGCAACGAGATGCAGGGCGTGGCCGCCGAGGCGGCGGGCCTGGACCTGGTCTTCTTCGGGCCCAACCAGCCCACGGAGGCCGGCGGCCTGGCCGTGGCCCCCGAAGTGGCCGCCTGCGGCGCGACCGCGGTGCTCGCCTACAACGACCTCGTCGCACTCGGCCTGATCGAGGGGCTGTCGGCGATGGAGATAGGGGTACCAGACCAGATAAGTGTGATCGGGTTCGACGACATCCTGCCGGGGCGGCTCAACCGGCCCAAGCTGACCACGGTGGCCATGCCGGCCGTGCAGGCGGGGAGGATGGCCGTCGATCTGCTGCTGCAGTCGGGGGGCGAGGGCGCGACGGTGACCCTCGACACCGCCCTCATTGTCCGCGAGTCCACGGGAAGGGCACAGACATGA
- a CDS encoding ABC transporter substrate-binding protein — protein sequence MEIWIRQAPDSDSAKTAKKLADAFTKASGVQTKVVALFDDFETKLNQQAAQKDLPDIVINDTAQLGNMVSQGWLQPVDKAALKGGDQLAETAWKAATGSDGKFYAAPFSAQSFALIVRKDWREKVGMEPPQTWEDLAKLAVAFTEKDPDGNGQKDTAGFTAPAGTKRGYASWYASSLIYANGGDFIKSAGAGKYAATVNDPKTVEAVQYLQDQFCKTKTVNPGAVSNDTTVTHEVFEKGQGGIYLVGPYVLARFVKSVGTDKIEVLPVPKGPSGGPGTLGEGENVYLMAGSQNQDAQKKFAEFAISPEGQKIGMNKDANGAIVRLPVNTTVDMSAERQDPRWKVFQDSYAHAVYAPPVPNWAPIRQTSADTINAVWADCTADVKTAMDELNTKLTQELQSQKAS from the coding sequence TTGGAGATCTGGATCAGGCAGGCGCCCGATTCCGACTCCGCCAAGACCGCCAAGAAGCTCGCCGACGCCTTCACCAAGGCCAGCGGGGTGCAAACGAAAGTCGTGGCGCTTTTCGACGACTTCGAGACCAAACTGAACCAGCAGGCGGCACAGAAGGACCTGCCTGACATCGTCATCAACGACACCGCCCAGCTCGGCAACATGGTGTCGCAGGGCTGGCTGCAGCCCGTCGACAAGGCCGCGCTCAAGGGCGGCGACCAGCTCGCGGAGACGGCGTGGAAGGCCGCCACGGGATCCGACGGCAAGTTCTACGCGGCCCCGTTCTCCGCCCAGTCGTTCGCGCTGATCGTCCGCAAGGACTGGCGCGAGAAAGTGGGCATGGAGCCGCCGCAGACCTGGGAGGACCTGGCGAAGCTGGCCGTCGCGTTCACCGAGAAGGACCCCGACGGCAACGGCCAGAAGGACACCGCCGGCTTCACCGCCCCCGCGGGCACCAAGCGCGGCTACGCCTCCTGGTACGCCTCCTCGCTCATCTACGCCAACGGCGGCGACTTCATCAAGTCCGCCGGGGCCGGCAAGTACGCCGCCACCGTGAACGACCCGAAGACCGTCGAGGCCGTGCAGTACCTGCAGGACCAGTTCTGCAAGACCAAGACCGTCAACCCCGGCGCCGTCAGCAACGACACCACCGTCACGCACGAGGTGTTCGAGAAGGGGCAGGGCGGCATCTACCTGGTCGGCCCATACGTGCTGGCCCGCTTCGTCAAGAGCGTCGGCACCGACAAGATCGAGGTCCTGCCGGTGCCCAAGGGCCCGTCCGGCGGCCCCGGCACGCTCGGCGAGGGCGAGAACGTCTACCTCATGGCCGGATCGCAGAATCAGGACGCGCAGAAGAAGTTCGCCGAGTTCGCGATCTCCCCCGAGGGCCAGAAGATCGGCATGAACAAGGACGCCAACGGCGCCATCGTGCGCCTGCCCGTGAACACCACGGTGGACATGTCCGCCGAGCGCCAGGACCCGCGCTGGAAGGTGTTCCAGGACTCCTACGCGCACGCCGTCTACGCCCCGCCGGTGCCCAACTGGGCGCCGATCCGGCAGACCTCCGCCGACACCATCAACGCCGTCTGGGCCGACTGCACCGCCGACGTCAAGACGGCGATGGATGAGCTCAACACCAAGCTCACCCAGGAACTGCAGAGCCAGAAAGCGTCATGA
- a CDS encoding aldehyde dehydrogenase (NADP(+)) yields MIYGHDPRTGETVGAALPETDTAGVDMIVSAAAAAGAAWRATPAAERAVALEAVADALSAHVDELWQLADQETALGEVRLRGEVARTAGQFRLFAEVIRDGGYLEAIIDHADPSLTPPRPDVRRMKHALQGVVAVFAASNFPFAFSVAGGDTASALAAGCPVVVKAHPGHPNTSERVAKIVREALPYPDLLGLVQGMQAGADLVQHPSVVAAGFTGSVAGGKAIQKLIDEREVPIPFYGELGSVNPVVVLPSAPVQEVAAGFAGSLTLGVGQFCTNPGLMFVPEGDELRKAIVEAVEGTSGGPMLAERIRDGYLGGVERLGQLQLLAEGKPGEGSLAVTPKVFTADLETFASKLPGIGEECFGPASIVVTYRDVADLRPVLERLEGSLTATIHSTQPEEAGEVAEVLGRRAGRLIWNGWPTGVAVCWAMHHGGPWPAATTSYTSVGATAIGRWLAPTAYQDWPEGLLPDELKDGNPLSIPRRVDGRLQV; encoded by the coding sequence ATGATCTACGGACACGACCCCAGGACCGGCGAAACCGTGGGCGCCGCCCTGCCCGAGACCGACACCGCCGGGGTCGACATGATCGTTTCTGCTGCGGCCGCCGCCGGCGCGGCCTGGCGGGCGACCCCGGCCGCCGAGCGTGCCGTCGCGCTGGAGGCCGTTGCCGACGCGCTGAGCGCGCACGTGGACGAGCTGTGGCAGCTCGCCGACCAGGAGACCGCGCTCGGCGAGGTGCGGCTGCGCGGCGAGGTGGCGCGTACGGCGGGGCAGTTCAGGCTCTTCGCCGAGGTGATCAGGGACGGCGGTTACCTGGAAGCCATCATCGATCACGCTGACCCTTCGCTCACGCCGCCCAGGCCGGACGTGCGCCGCATGAAGCACGCGCTGCAGGGCGTCGTGGCCGTGTTCGCGGCCAGCAACTTCCCGTTCGCGTTCTCCGTGGCCGGCGGTGACACCGCCTCCGCGCTCGCCGCCGGCTGCCCCGTGGTCGTGAAGGCGCACCCCGGGCACCCGAACACGTCCGAGCGGGTGGCGAAGATCGTGCGCGAGGCGCTGCCGTACCCGGACCTGCTCGGTCTGGTCCAGGGCATGCAGGCCGGCGCGGACCTCGTGCAGCACCCGAGCGTGGTCGCCGCCGGGTTCACCGGGTCCGTGGCCGGTGGCAAGGCGATCCAGAAGCTGATCGACGAGCGGGAGGTGCCGATCCCGTTCTACGGCGAGCTCGGCAGCGTGAACCCCGTGGTCGTGCTGCCGTCCGCGCCCGTGCAGGAGGTGGCGGCCGGGTTCGCCGGATCGCTGACGCTCGGGGTGGGGCAGTTCTGCACGAACCCCGGGCTCATGTTCGTGCCCGAGGGTGACGAGCTGCGCAAGGCGATCGTCGAGGCCGTCGAGGGCACCAGCGGCGGGCCGATGCTCGCCGAGCGGATCAGGGACGGGTACCTCGGCGGCGTCGAGCGGCTCGGGCAGCTGCAACTGCTGGCCGAGGGCAAGCCGGGGGAGGGAAGCCTGGCGGTCACGCCCAAGGTGTTCACCGCTGATCTGGAGACGTTCGCGTCGAAGCTGCCGGGGATCGGTGAGGAGTGCTTCGGGCCGGCGTCGATCGTGGTCACCTACCGGGACGTCGCCGACCTGCGGCCGGTGCTGGAGCGGCTCGAAGGGTCGTTGACGGCGACCATCCACAGCACCCAGCCGGAGGAGGCCGGGGAGGTCGCCGAGGTGCTGGGCAGGCGGGCCGGGCGGCTCATCTGGAACGGGTGGCCGACCGGGGTGGCCGTTTGCTGGGCCATGCATCACGGTGGGCCGTGGCCTGCTGCCACGACCAGCTACACGTCTGTGGGGGCGACGGCGATCGGGCGGTGGCTGGCGCCTACCGCCTATCAGGACTGGCCGGAGGGGTTGCTGCCGGACGAGCTCAAGGACGGGAACCCGCTGTCGATTCCGCGGAGGGTGGATGGTCGGCTTCAGGTCTGA